In the Deinococcus malanensis genome, one interval contains:
- a CDS encoding RNA methyltransferase, with product MNLAVVLVSPKTPGNVGAAARAMLNMGASDLRIVAPRCDYLDSQALAMAVHAADLLRGARVFPTLREALSDRDLSVGTSARLRADLPAPRHPALVRPLVRQAAAPALVFGPEETGLINSDLEQCQVTVRIPTGDYASLNLSQAVLLVCYEFLQGQDEPPPISRKTATREEMEAMYGHLQETMHLIGYTDAVRARHTLRLWRALLDRGLMSSAESRLFRGFLRQVRWKVEDAAARGTTAARSGAADAAPAHED from the coding sequence GTGAATCTCGCGGTGGTCCTGGTCTCTCCGAAAACGCCCGGCAATGTGGGGGCAGCAGCGCGCGCCATGCTGAACATGGGGGCCAGCGATCTGCGTATCGTGGCCCCACGCTGCGACTATCTGGATTCGCAGGCGCTGGCCATGGCTGTGCACGCCGCCGACCTGCTGCGGGGCGCCCGGGTGTTTCCCACGCTGCGCGAGGCCCTGAGCGACCGCGACCTCAGCGTGGGAACCAGCGCCCGCCTGCGCGCCGACCTGCCCGCCCCGCGGCATCCTGCGCTGGTCCGGCCGCTGGTACGGCAGGCGGCGGCGCCCGCCCTGGTGTTCGGCCCCGAGGAAACCGGCCTGATCAACAGCGACCTGGAGCAGTGCCAGGTCACGGTCCGCATTCCGACCGGTGACTACGCCAGCCTGAACCTCTCGCAGGCCGTGCTGCTGGTCTGCTACGAGTTCCTGCAGGGTCAGGACGAACCCCCGCCGATCAGCCGCAAGACCGCCACCCGTGAGGAAATGGAAGCCATGTATGGCCACCTTCAGGAAACCATGCACCTGATCGGCTACACCGACGCGGTGCGGGCCCGGCACACCCTGCGCCTGTGGCGCGCCCTGCTGGACCGCGGCCTGATGAGCAGCGCGGAGAGCCGACTGTTCCGCGGCTTTCTGCGGCAGGTCAGGTGGAAGGTGGAAGACGCCGCTGCGCGGGGCACCACGGCGGCGCGCTCCGGGGCTGCCGACGCCGCACCTGCACACGAGGACTGA
- a CDS encoding MarR family winged helix-turn-helix transcriptional regulator has protein sequence MPTPSVPQQSSSSTRLEHEEYLALQLLATRMRDESEVMLKAAGLSITQFNVLRILRGSGEQGLTCGEIGARLINKDPDVTRLLDRMEKQELVERLRSDHDRRVVHPYLREGPACGWGA, from the coding sequence ATGCCCACGCCTTCGGTTCCCCAACAGTCCAGCTCTTCTACCCGCCTGGAGCACGAGGAGTATCTGGCGTTGCAACTTCTGGCCACGCGCATGCGTGACGAGTCAGAGGTGATGCTGAAAGCCGCGGGGCTCAGCATCACCCAGTTCAACGTGTTGCGCATTCTGCGCGGTTCCGGCGAGCAGGGCCTGACCTGTGGGGAGATTGGCGCGCGGCTGATCAACAAGGACCCCGATGTCACCCGGCTGCTTGACCGTATGGAAAAACAGGAGCTGGTTGAGCGTTTGCGCAGCGATCACGACCGGCGCGTGGTCCACCCGTATCTCCGGGAAGGGCCTGCGTGTGGTTGGGGAGCTTGA
- a CDS encoding DoxX family protein, protein MTTRTTASLPTAHRIDLALALLRVAIGAIFIAHGFQKFFLYTLPGTTQAFTQMGVPLPGLVAPLVATLELLGGVALVAGLLTRPVAGLLALVMLSALVLVHLPAGFLGAGGMEFPLALVAATVALALSGAGRYALDHVLARHQ, encoded by the coding sequence ATGACCACCCGGACCACTGCTTCCCTTCCGACTGCCCACCGTATCGACCTCGCACTGGCGCTGCTGCGGGTGGCGATTGGCGCGATCTTTATCGCCCACGGCTTCCAGAAATTCTTTCTTTACACCTTGCCTGGAACCACGCAGGCCTTTACCCAGATGGGCGTACCGCTTCCCGGGCTGGTCGCGCCTCTGGTGGCCACGCTGGAACTTCTGGGTGGTGTGGCCCTGGTCGCCGGGCTCCTGACCCGGCCTGTCGCAGGGCTGCTGGCCCTGGTAATGCTGAGTGCCCTGGTACTTGTGCACCTGCCCGCCGGCTTTCTGGGCGCGGGCGGCATGGAATTCCCCCTCGCCCTGGTGGCGGCAACGGTGGCCCTCGCGCTGAGTGGCGCGGGCCGCTACGCTCTGGACCACGTGCTCGCCCGTCACCAGTAA
- a CDS encoding GAF domain-containing sensor histidine kinase: MPESPALPAALPVTPPPAPAGGQLSDRVRLVRNVLPPLILLVVVVVEALILQLRDQTLEIWAHLLFYGLLGPAVTFFSVEWIAEGTRARERAERELRVLYGQLSASHERLRAVQELMRDLTDAPDMGAVVEVAARGAVRVTGATHATLSVPGGLSGTARGQTLLATPGAELHPLTVSIPGGGALALHFELPPAPETEALAHALAAEVANGVEAARQRTLDLMTLYSVDQSIRAERNMRRLLSRVTRIMAERLGTEARAVYLSDQDGVLRLEYAQDRRGESGGGNPAPTFAQRVASAGTPLLAEGTEASEVFPEAQRVLGLPMRDEDGLVGVLMLGDGQNQAFDEARVPLLALMAGQATLAVRNARAHVYSEELAISDERARIAREIHDSVAQSLAFAALKLDIVTRQMHRDPVQAEAEVRAASALLREQIREVRRSIFALRPIDLERYGLLETVRRYVEDFGEQNSLRATLTVTGDVHLSPSDEAVVFRLLQESLNNVAKHAQASEVRVSLHGGAHLTLRVQDNGVGFNLEQISGRVSSAGGLGLLQMRERVEARGGHYRVLSSPDHGTLVEAEMPQA; this comes from the coding sequence GTGCCCGAGTCCCCTGCCCTGCCCGCCGCGTTGCCCGTCACGCCCCCGCCTGCCCCGGCGGGAGGCCAGCTGTCGGACCGCGTGCGGCTGGTGCGCAATGTCCTGCCGCCCCTGATTCTGCTGGTGGTCGTGGTGGTCGAGGCCCTGATCCTGCAGTTGCGGGACCAGACCCTGGAGATCTGGGCGCACCTGCTTTTTTACGGCCTTCTGGGGCCTGCCGTGACGTTTTTCAGTGTGGAATGGATCGCGGAGGGCACCCGCGCCCGGGAACGCGCCGAGCGGGAACTGCGGGTGCTGTATGGGCAACTCTCCGCCTCGCATGAGCGGCTGCGGGCCGTGCAGGAACTGATGCGTGACCTGACCGACGCCCCCGACATGGGCGCGGTGGTGGAAGTGGCGGCGCGCGGCGCGGTGCGCGTGACCGGCGCGACCCACGCCACCCTGAGCGTCCCGGGAGGGCTGAGCGGCACCGCACGCGGCCAGACGCTGCTGGCCACCCCTGGGGCCGAGCTGCACCCCCTGACGGTCAGCATTCCCGGGGGCGGCGCCCTGGCACTACATTTCGAGCTGCCGCCCGCCCCGGAGACCGAAGCGCTGGCCCACGCCCTGGCGGCCGAGGTGGCCAATGGAGTCGAGGCCGCGCGTCAGCGCACCCTGGACCTGATGACGCTCTACAGCGTGGACCAGAGCATCCGTGCCGAGCGCAACATGCGCCGGCTACTTTCCAGGGTCACCCGCATCATGGCCGAGCGGCTGGGCACTGAGGCCCGCGCGGTGTATCTGAGCGACCAGGACGGCGTCCTGCGGCTGGAGTACGCCCAGGACCGCCGGGGTGAGTCCGGCGGCGGCAACCCGGCACCCACCTTCGCGCAGCGCGTGGCCAGTGCTGGCACGCCGCTGCTGGCCGAAGGCACCGAGGCGTCGGAGGTGTTTCCCGAAGCCCAGCGCGTCCTGGGGCTGCCCATGCGCGACGAGGACGGACTGGTCGGCGTCCTGATGCTCGGAGACGGCCAGAACCAGGCGTTTGACGAGGCGCGGGTCCCGCTGCTGGCCCTGATGGCAGGGCAGGCCACCCTCGCAGTGCGCAACGCACGTGCCCACGTGTATTCCGAGGAACTGGCCATCAGCGACGAGCGCGCCCGGATCGCCCGTGAAATTCACGACAGCGTGGCGCAGTCGCTGGCTTTTGCGGCGCTGAAGCTGGACATCGTCACCCGCCAGATGCACCGCGACCCCGTGCAGGCCGAGGCGGAGGTCCGTGCAGCCTCCGCGTTGCTGCGCGAGCAGATCCGCGAGGTCAGGCGCAGCATCTTTGCGCTGCGTCCTATTGATCTGGAACGCTACGGCCTGCTGGAAACCGTGCGCCGTTATGTCGAGGACTTCGGCGAGCAGAACAGCCTCAGAGCCACCCTGACCGTGACCGGAGACGTTCATCTGTCGCCCAGCGACGAGGCGGTGGTCTTCCGGCTGCTTCAGGAGAGCCTCAACAACGTGGCCAAACACGCCCAGGCCAGCGAGGTACGGGTCAGCCTCCACGGCGGAGCCCACCTGACCCTGCGGGTTCAGGACAACGGCGTGGGCTTCAACCTTGAGCAGATCAGCGGCCGGGTCAGCAGCGCTGGCGGGCTGGGCCTGCTGCAGATGCGCGAAAGGGTCGAAGCGCGCGGGGGCCATTACCGGGTCCTGTCCTCGCCGGACCACGGCACGCTGGTCGAAGCCGAGATGCCCCAGGCCTGA
- a CDS encoding S8 family peptidase, with protein sequence MKTPIVLSTIGLSLLLAACGQPSTPSASTPSEASQASTATPILGTSNPEAIPGQYIVVFHDDAASLSAQDAGGLISSLKLDPQGVTVQHIYSQALSGFAAKLSAQNLAALQADPRVKYIEQDGMMHATATQNYATWGLDRIDQRSLPLSGTYTYSTTASGVKVYIIDTGINTSHTDFGGRAVWGTNTTGDGNNTDCQGHGTHVAGTVGANTWGVAKATRLIAVKVLNCSGSGTNSGVIAGVNWAVSNKGSSTAVANMSLGGGYSQAVNDAVNSAASKNLVMVVAAGNENQNACNVSPASAANAITVGSTTNTDARSSFSNYGSCLDIFAPGSNIKSTWIGSTTATNTISGTSMASPHVAGAAAIRIAKGNTTTSSVTGAIINNATTGKVTSAGTGSPNRLLYSF encoded by the coding sequence ATGAAGACACCTATTGTTTTGAGCACGATTGGACTCAGCCTGCTGTTGGCCGCCTGCGGACAGCCCAGCACCCCCAGCGCCAGCACCCCCAGTGAGGCCTCCCAGGCCAGCACCGCCACCCCCATCCTGGGCACCAGCAACCCCGAAGCCATCCCGGGGCAATACATCGTCGTGTTCCACGACGACGCAGCCAGCCTCAGCGCCCAGGATGCAGGTGGCCTGATCAGCAGCCTGAAGCTCGACCCGCAGGGCGTCACGGTGCAGCACATCTACAGCCAGGCCCTCAGCGGCTTTGCGGCCAAGCTCAGCGCCCAGAACCTGGCAGCGCTGCAGGCTGACCCGCGCGTCAAGTACATCGAGCAGGACGGCATGATGCACGCCACCGCCACCCAGAACTACGCCACATGGGGCCTGGACCGCATCGACCAACGCAGCCTGCCCCTGAGCGGCACCTACACGTACAGCACCACCGCCAGCGGTGTAAAGGTGTACATCATCGACACCGGCATCAACACCTCGCACACCGACTTCGGCGGGCGTGCGGTGTGGGGGACCAACACCACCGGCGACGGCAACAACACTGACTGCCAGGGACACGGTACCCACGTGGCCGGCACGGTAGGCGCAAACACCTGGGGCGTGGCCAAGGCCACCCGCCTGATCGCGGTCAAGGTGCTGAACTGCAGCGGATCCGGCACCAACTCCGGCGTGATCGCCGGTGTGAACTGGGCAGTGAGCAACAAGGGCAGCTCGACCGCCGTGGCCAATATGAGCCTGGGTGGCGGCTACAGCCAGGCAGTCAATGACGCCGTCAACAGTGCAGCCAGCAAGAACTTGGTGATGGTGGTCGCCGCCGGCAACGAGAACCAGAACGCCTGCAACGTCTCCCCTGCCAGCGCCGCCAACGCCATCACGGTCGGCAGCACCACCAACACCGACGCCCGCAGCAGCTTCTCGAACTACGGGTCCTGCCTGGATATTTTCGCGCCGGGCAGCAACATCAAGAGCACCTGGATCGGCAGCACCACCGCCACCAACACCATCAGCGGAACCAGCATGGCCTCCCCGCACGTGGCAGGTGCCGCCGCGATCCGCATCGCCAAGGGCAACACGACCACCAGCTCGGTCACCGGCGCCATCATCAACAACGCCACCACCGGCAAGGTCACCAGCGCCGGCACCGGCAGCCCCAACCGCCTGCTGTACTCCTTCTGA
- a CDS encoding VOC family protein yields MTQPQLSLPPDRLPKQLTLGPVDLSVSDLERSVAFYQQVLGMAVLEQQPGTATLGAGALPLLQLTGRPGARPAPAGSSGLYHFAVLLPTRADLGRWVRHVAKLGLRVGQSDHLVSEAFYLSDPDGHGIEVYRDRPRSEWQWDLDQVRMASDPIDIPGLLSEPGAERPFDGLPDGTVMGHVHLRVGDLAATESFYRQVLGFDVVARWPGALFISVGGYHHHLGLNTWQSEGGAPAPEGSARLEGMHLQLLAASDLEHLAQRLQAAGVAFTQRADGLEVRDPSANRLSFAVGNFTGTGGG; encoded by the coding sequence ATGACGCAGCCTCAGCTTTCCCTTCCTCCTGATCGCCTTCCCAAACAGCTGACCCTGGGCCCAGTCGACCTCAGTGTGAGTGACCTGGAACGAAGCGTCGCCTTTTACCAGCAGGTGCTGGGCATGGCGGTCCTTGAACAGCAGCCCGGAACGGCCACGCTCGGTGCTGGTGCCCTGCCGCTGCTACAACTCACCGGCCGCCCCGGAGCGCGACCTGCGCCTGCAGGCTCAAGCGGCCTGTATCACTTCGCGGTGCTGCTGCCCACCCGCGCCGACCTGGGCCGCTGGGTGCGGCACGTCGCCAAGCTGGGCCTGCGCGTTGGGCAGAGCGACCATCTGGTCAGCGAGGCTTTTTATCTCAGTGACCCGGATGGTCATGGCATCGAGGTCTACCGCGACCGCCCCCGCAGCGAGTGGCAGTGGGACCTGGATCAGGTCCGGATGGCCAGCGATCCTATCGATATTCCGGGGCTGCTTTCGGAGCCCGGGGCCGAGCGGCCGTTCGACGGGCTACCTGACGGCACCGTAATGGGCCATGTTCACCTGCGCGTGGGCGACCTTGCCGCCACGGAATCTTTTTACCGGCAGGTGCTGGGTTTTGACGTCGTGGCCCGCTGGCCCGGCGCCCTGTTCATCTCAGTCGGTGGGTACCACCATCACCTTGGCCTGAATACCTGGCAGAGCGAAGGAGGGGCGCCCGCCCCGGAAGGCAGCGCCCGGCTGGAGGGCATGCACCTTCAGCTGCTTGCCGCTTCCGATCTGGAGCATCTAGCGCAGCGGCTGCAGGCGGCCGGCGTAGCTTTTACGCAGAGGGCTGACGGTCTCGAGGTGCGTGACCCGTCGGCGAACCGCCTGAGCTTTGCGGTAGGGAACTTCACAGGAACAGGCGGCGGG